A genomic stretch from Xiphophorus maculatus strain JP 163 A chromosome 14, X_maculatus-5.0-male, whole genome shotgun sequence includes:
- the rcor2 gene encoding REST corepressor 2, producing the protein MPSVMERSGAGVLSRSRAKTVTNGSSQPHSEEESSDEEHAHDSMIRVGGDYQAQIPEFKPDSPARYNEKDQRSMLVWCPNTQLSDNMLDEYILMAKEKHGYNMEQALGMLLWHKHDVERSLADLANFTPFPDEWTVEDKVLFEQAFSFHGKSFHRIQQMLPDKLISSLVKYYYSWKKTRTRTSVMDRQARRLISKREKDDSNDEIEEGEPGEDSDFEVDAKKEAVKQNSSGSSNAEKAPPSRSGPVKKESIGAQYRHHPLRARRRPPKGMHLDQTDITALSTSHDAGVLSVRQLDTHLVSLKRQVQSIKQTNSSLKQGLTEGVDVFRPAEPAPKMNSRWTTEEQLLAVQAIRRYGKDFTAIAEVIGTKTPPQVSSFFVSYRRRFNLDEVLREWAAEQVATSRDQKDARRSSEELAADGGGGEEEEVKMEDSPADPCSSSSPPSVTPSSLSQPPPLLRPAPPSAPPSLLRQPPPLQTRPLQNRAPHNHPPPPLIRPAVTSSSSSSSLRGSPPSSSPAGCQMPPSLVGLKVEQPNSH; encoded by the exons ATGCCCTCAGTGATGGAGCGCTCTGGGGCCGGGGTCCTGTCCAGGAGCAGAGCCAAAACCGTCACTAACGGCAGCAGCCAGCCCCACTCTGAGGAGGAGAGCAGCGATGAAGAGCACGCTCATG ACAGCATGATCAGAGTTGGAGGAGACTACCAGGCCCAGATCCCAGAGTTCAAACCAG ACAGTCCAGCCCGCTACAATGAGAAGGACCAGAGGAGCATGCTGGTCTGGTGTCCTAACACTCAGCTCTCAGATAACATGT TGGATGAGTACATCCTAAtggctaaagaaaaacatggataCAACATGGAGCAG GCTTTGGGGATGTTGTTATGGCACAAACACGACGTGGAGCGCTCGCTGGCCGACCTGGCCAACTTCACGCCGTTCCCAGACGAGTGGACGGTCGAGGACAAAGTTCTGTTTGAGCAGGCCTTCAGCTTCCACGGCAAGAGCTTCCACCGCATCCAGCAGATG CTTCCAGACAAGCTGATCTCCAGCTTAGTGAAGTATTACTACAGCTGGaagaaaaccagaaccagaacctccgtCATGGATCGACAGGCCCGAAGGCTCATcagcaagagagagaaagatgacAG cAACGATGAGATTGAAGAAGGAGAGCCGGGTGAAGACAGCGACTTCGAGGTCGACGCAAAAAAAGAG GCCGTAAAGCAGaacagcagcggcagcagcaacgCAGAGAAAGCCCCGCCCAGCCGGTCTGGCCCAGTGAAGAAGGAGAGCATCGGAGCTCAGTACAGACACCACCCGCTCAGAGCTCGCCGCAGACCGCCCAAAGGCATGCACCTGGACCAGACTGACATCACGGCTCTGTCCACCTCCCACGATGCCGGGGTTCTGTCCGTACGTCAGCTGGACACACACCTGGTGTCGCTCAAGAGACAG GTTCAGTCAATCAAACAGACCAACAGCAGCTTGAAACAGGGCCTGACTGAAGGTGTCGACGTTTTCAGACCAGCAGAG cCTGCCCCGAAGATGAACTCTCGTTGGACCACAGAGGAGCAGCTGCTGGCCGTGCAGG CCATCCGTCGCTACGGTAAAGACTTCACAGCCATCGCCGAGGTGATCGGCACCAAGACGCCTCCTCAGGTGAGCTCGTTCTTCGTCAGCTACCGGCGACGCTTCAACCTGGACGAGGTGCTGAGGGAGTGGGCCGCCGAGCAGGTGGCCACCAGCCGGGACCAGAAAGACGCTCGCAGGAGCAGCGAGGAGCTGGCGGCCGACGGAGGAGgcggcgaggaggaggag GTGAAGATGGAGGACTCCCCTGCAGAcccctgcagctcctcctctcctccctctgtcaccccctcctctctctcccaaCCCCCACCTCTGCTGCGCCCGGCCCCGCCCTCCGCCCCCCCGAGCCTCCTCCGCCAGCCGCCGCCTCTCCAGACGCGGCCGCTCCAGAACCGAGCGCCGCACAATCACCCCCCTCCTCCGCTCATCCGGCCCGCCgtcacctcctcctcttcctcctccagtcTCAGGGGTTCTCCGCCCAGCTCCTCGCCTGCTGGATGCCAGATGCCTCCGTCGCTGGTCGGCCTCAAAGTGGAGCAGCCCAACTCACACTGA